From a region of the Streptomyces caniferus genome:
- a CDS encoding CDP-alcohol phosphatidyltransferase family protein yields the protein MEVQETRVQTDRVLTIPNILSMARLVGVPVFLWLILWPEFGGPNADLWALVILALSGVSDYLDGKLARSWNQISSLGRILDPAADRLYILSTLVGLTWREILPLWLTAALLARELMLLVAVGFLGRHGYGPPQVNFLGKAATFNLMYAFPLLLLSDRRGWLHELATVFGWAFAGWGTALYWWAGILYVVQVRRIIRADATAD from the coding sequence TCCAGGAGACGCGGGTCCAGACGGATCGCGTCCTCACCATCCCGAATATCCTGAGCATGGCGCGCCTCGTCGGCGTGCCGGTGTTCCTGTGGTTGATCCTGTGGCCGGAATTCGGTGGCCCGAACGCTGACCTCTGGGCGCTCGTGATCCTGGCGCTGAGCGGCGTCAGTGACTATCTGGACGGCAAGCTCGCCCGGAGCTGGAACCAGATCAGCAGCCTGGGCCGCATCCTCGACCCGGCTGCCGACCGCCTCTACATCCTGTCCACCCTCGTCGGCCTGACATGGCGCGAGATCCTGCCGCTCTGGCTCACCGCGGCCCTGCTGGCACGGGAGCTGATGCTGCTCGTCGCGGTCGGATTCCTCGGACGCCACGGCTACGGGCCTCCCCAGGTGAACTTCCTGGGCAAAGCGGCTACGTTCAACTTGATGTATGCCTTCCCGTTGCTCCTCCTGAGCGACCGGAGGGGCTGGCTTCACGAACTCGCCACAGTTTTCGGATGGGCGTTCGCAGGATGGGGTACGGCGCTCTACTGGTGGGCAGGGATCCTCTACGTGGTCCAGGTCCGTCGAATCATCAGGGCGGACGCCACGGCCGACTGA